Proteins found in one Bacteroidales bacterium genomic segment:
- the lptB gene encoding LPS export ABC transporter ATP-binding protein — translation MLYAKNLVKKYKNRIVVNDVSIEVHQGEIVGLLGPNGAGKTTSFYIIVGLIKPFSGKVFLDDLEITHEPMYKRAKLGIGYLSQEASVFRALTVEDNLKAVLEFTKLTRQEQKVKLETLIEEFGLQHVRNSKGITLSGGERRRTEIARALAVDPRFILLDEPFAGVDPIAVEDIQYIVSKLKDKNIGVLITDHNVHETLSITDRSYLLFEGAIMKSGTSEELAHDEHVRKVYLGEKFELRR, via the coding sequence ATGCTCTATGCAAAGAATCTTGTAAAAAAATACAAGAACAGAATTGTGGTCAATGATGTCTCCATTGAGGTGCATCAGGGGGAGATCGTCGGCTTGCTCGGACCAAACGGTGCAGGGAAAACCACGTCTTTTTATATCATCGTCGGATTGATCAAACCCTTTTCAGGTAAGGTCTTCCTGGATGACCTGGAAATTACGCACGAACCGATGTACAAAAGGGCTAAACTGGGCATCGGATACCTGTCGCAGGAGGCTTCCGTTTTCCGGGCGCTGACGGTGGAAGATAACCTGAAGGCAGTCCTGGAATTTACTAAACTGACCAGGCAGGAACAAAAAGTCAAACTGGAAACGCTGATCGAAGAATTTGGCCTTCAGCATGTCAGGAACAGTAAGGGCATTACCCTTTCAGGCGGAGAGAGAAGACGTACAGAGATCGCCCGGGCGCTGGCCGTCGATCCCAGGTTCATTTTGCTCGACGAACCGTTTGCAGGGGTTGATCCCATAGCAGTGGAAGACATTCAGTACATCGTCTCCAAACTGAAAGATAAAAACATCGGCGTTCTGATCACTGACCACAACGTCCATGAAACGCTTTCAATCACCGACCGCTCCTATCTGTTATTCGAAGGTGCAATCATGAAATCAGGAACATCCGAGGAGCTGGCACACGATGAACACGTCAGAAAAGTCTACCTTGGAGAGAAATTTGAATTACGCCGGTAA
- a CDS encoding nucleoside-triphosphatase, translating into MIFLITGKKGEGKTSWVMNLARLLAGEHIQVGGICSTGTWKDGERDRFHVRDLENGRTSLLCDRVDEGSDIPYHHFFFKQSGVDFGLEALRKTCHTSPDVLIIDEVGGLELQKGGWATFLETLHDVPAGIILLVVRESLADRVRDHWHLTDAKVVRIADITPERFLHLILQERETADQSRSLIWQKAAIAGGLWASVEIILGSFMHNLRIPFSGSILAFFGVILMVSFSRLWPEKGLIWRAGLICALMKSVSPSAVILGPMTGIFAEAVLLQLFVNIFGRNLAGYMTGGVFSLMSALIHKVITLLIIYGTDLFKIYLNLYYFAARQVRIQQADPWVIILILIFAYVIFGVIAAILGYSIGKRPAGSVPPEELTDEDPGIQQSGPSASSGGYRSIYMLLAHLAAIPVCLYIINMADIYIGLILPFLYCILIVFLYAKHLKRLKKPFFWLQLMIILILSAFFWSNPVTAPSVSKWEGVWVGLQLNFRAILVILGFTAISVELKNPRIQHYLVNHGCKNIYWSLNLAFSILPVMVKNITRGRYFFLHPIASLSTALMKADQWLNTIQNQQRE; encoded by the coding sequence ATGATTTTTTTGATTACCGGAAAAAAGGGTGAAGGGAAGACCAGCTGGGTGATGAACCTTGCCCGCCTGCTGGCAGGGGAGCATATTCAGGTCGGAGGGATTTGTTCAACCGGTACCTGGAAGGATGGTGAACGTGACCGGTTTCACGTAAGGGACCTTGAAAACGGCCGGACCTCGCTGCTTTGCGATCGTGTGGATGAAGGCAGTGACATTCCGTATCATCATTTTTTCTTCAAGCAGAGCGGTGTGGATTTCGGACTGGAGGCTTTGAGAAAAACCTGCCATACCTCTCCTGACGTGCTCATCATTGATGAGGTCGGGGGGCTGGAACTTCAAAAGGGGGGCTGGGCGACATTTCTGGAAACCTTACACGATGTGCCTGCTGGAATCATCCTTCTGGTAGTGCGCGAATCACTTGCAGACAGGGTCAGGGATCACTGGCATCTGACAGATGCAAAGGTGGTGCGAATAGCCGACATCACCCCTGAACGTTTCCTGCATCTCATTTTGCAGGAGCGCGAAACTGCTGACCAAAGCCGGAGCCTGATCTGGCAAAAAGCTGCCATCGCAGGGGGATTATGGGCATCGGTGGAGATCATTTTGGGCAGTTTTATGCATAATCTGCGTATCCCGTTCTCGGGCTCCATACTCGCTTTTTTTGGCGTCATTTTAATGGTTTCATTTTCGAGATTATGGCCTGAAAAGGGATTGATCTGGAGGGCGGGTCTGATCTGTGCCCTGATGAAGTCGGTCTCTCCCAGTGCCGTCATTCTGGGCCCCATGACCGGCATTTTTGCGGAGGCCGTTCTGTTGCAGTTGTTTGTCAACATCTTTGGCAGAAACCTGGCGGGCTATATGACCGGGGGGGTGTTTAGCCTGATGAGCGCCCTTATTCATAAAGTCATCACCCTGTTGATCATCTACGGAACCGACCTCTTCAAGATCTACCTGAACCTGTACTATTTTGCGGCCCGGCAGGTCCGAATCCAGCAGGCCGACCCCTGGGTAATCATCCTGATCCTGATTTTTGCCTATGTCATCTTTGGAGTGATTGCAGCAATCCTGGGGTATTCCATCGGGAAGAGGCCTGCCGGATCCGTGCCCCCGGAAGAACTTACGGATGAAGATCCTGGGATTCAGCAATCCGGTCCATCGGCATCTTCCGGGGGATACCGCTCCATTTATATGCTGCTGGCTCATCTTGCGGCAATTCCGGTTTGTTTATATATCATTAACATGGCAGACATTTACATTGGATTGATCCTGCCCTTCCTGTATTGCATCCTCATCGTGTTCCTCTATGCCAAACACCTTAAGCGACTGAAAAAGCCTTTTTTCTGGCTGCAATTGATGATCATTCTGATCTTGTCCGCATTTTTCTGGTCAAATCCTGTGACCGCACCCTCCGTATCCAAATGGGAGGGGGTGTGGGTTGGCTTGCAGCTGAATTTCAGAGCCATCCTGGTCATCCTTGGCTTCACCGCAATAAGCGTCGAACTTAAAAATCCCCGCATCCAGCACTACCTGGTGAATCATGGTTGCAAAAATATCTACTGGTCGTTGAACCTTGCGTTTTCCATTCTTCCGGTAATGGTGAAAAACATTACCCGTGGACGTTATTTTTTCCTGCACCCGATCGCTTCCTTATCAACAGCCTTAATGAAAGCTGATCAGTGGTTGAACACCATTCAAAACCAGCAGCGGGAATGA
- a CDS encoding CDP-alcohol phosphatidyltransferase family protein — translation MKKNIPNLITLLNLVSGTLAILFILRNQLLMGSLCITVALVLDFLDGFMARLLHARSPMGEQLDSLADLVSFGVAPGFIVWTLMDGSTGSEGGLFANLIPFIFVLIPVFSAIRLARFTIDASQKYTFRGLPTPASAIFIGALPVILADKNTSSHVQSFISDPLVLLVTTLLISFLMVAPVNMLSLKFRDFSWKSNGLRYLILLVSVILIPLLRAGAFPVIIFIYVLVSVFFIPQRWWPARQE, via the coding sequence ATGAAAAAGAACATTCCAAATCTGATCACCCTGCTGAACTTAGTATCAGGGACACTGGCGATCCTGTTTATTCTCCGCAATCAATTACTCATGGGCTCTCTCTGCATAACGGTGGCACTTGTGCTGGATTTTCTTGATGGGTTTATGGCCAGACTGCTCCATGCCCGCTCGCCGATGGGGGAGCAACTGGATTCGTTGGCCGACCTGGTCTCATTTGGAGTGGCTCCTGGTTTTATCGTCTGGACCCTGATGGACGGTTCCACTGGATCTGAAGGAGGACTTTTTGCCAATCTGATTCCCTTCATCTTTGTGCTCATTCCCGTATTTTCTGCGATCAGGCTCGCCCGGTTTACGATTGACGCTTCCCAGAAATACACATTTAGAGGATTACCAACACCAGCCAGCGCGATCTTCATCGGAGCGCTTCCGGTGATACTGGCCGACAAAAATACATCATCCCACGTACAGAGTTTCATTTCCGATCCCCTGGTCCTCCTGGTAACTACGCTTCTGATATCTTTTCTGATGGTCGCGCCAGTCAACATGCTCTCCCTGAAGTTCAGGGATTTTTCCTGGAAATCGAATGGATTGCGCTATCTGATCCTGCTGGTCTCGGTAATCCTGATTCCTTTGCTCAGGGCAGGTGCCTTCCCTGTCATCATCTTCATTTACGTACTGGTATCGGTCTTCTTTATCCCTCAACGATGGTGGCCTGCCAGGCAAGAGTAA
- a CDS encoding KpsF/GutQ family sugar-phosphate isomerase produces MKSAGEIKQIARQTLRDESEAILHLINYVDDDFYRCIEMIYHSTGRVIITGIGKSAHIANKIVSTLNSTGTRAIFLHAADAIHGDLGMIRDDDIIICISKSGETPEIKVMLPLLKLLGNKLIAMVGNPESYLARTADLVICTAVRKEACPNNLAPTSSTAAQLAMGDALAVCLIECHGFTVKDFARYHPGGSLGKKLYLKVSDLSINNEIPRVDSQANVNQTIIEISSKRLGATAVMEDERLVGIITDGDLRRMLQKNIPLDSIRARDIMTKNPRTIDQNTLVSEALDVMRQNNITQLLVLDEGRYAGVIHLHDILKEGII; encoded by the coding sequence TTGAAATCAGCCGGGGAAATTAAACAGATTGCACGTCAGACACTGCGGGATGAGTCGGAAGCCATCCTGCACCTGATAAATTATGTGGATGATGATTTTTACAGATGCATTGAGATGATCTATCATTCAACAGGAAGGGTGATCATTACGGGTATCGGTAAAAGCGCCCATATCGCCAATAAAATCGTATCCACCCTTAACTCCACAGGAACCCGTGCCATTTTTTTACATGCAGCCGATGCCATCCACGGAGATCTGGGGATGATCAGGGATGACGATATCATCATCTGTATCTCCAAAAGCGGCGAAACCCCGGAGATAAAAGTAATGCTTCCCCTGTTGAAACTCCTGGGGAACAAACTGATTGCAATGGTCGGGAACCCTGAATCCTACCTGGCCCGAACTGCCGACCTGGTCATCTGTACCGCCGTCCGGAAGGAGGCTTGTCCCAACAACCTTGCCCCGACTTCCAGTACGGCTGCCCAGCTGGCCATGGGCGATGCTCTGGCTGTCTGTTTGATCGAATGCCATGGATTCACCGTGAAGGACTTTGCCAGGTACCATCCCGGGGGATCGCTCGGTAAAAAATTGTACCTCAAAGTCAGCGATCTTTCTATCAACAATGAAATTCCCCGGGTCGACAGCCAGGCAAATGTCAACCAGACCATCATCGAGATCTCTTCAAAACGGCTGGGCGCTACAGCGGTCATGGAAGATGAGCGGCTGGTCGGTATCATTACCGATGGCGACCTGCGGCGGATGCTTCAGAAAAATATCCCGCTTGATTCGATACGTGCCCGGGATATCATGACGAAGAATCCCCGTACCATCGATCAGAACACCCTGGTCTCCGAAGCACTGGATGTGATGAGGCAGAACAATATAACGCAGTTGCTGGTTTTGGATGAGGGCCGTTATGCGGGCGTCATTCATCTGCACGACATACTCAAAGAAGGAATCATCTAG
- a CDS encoding molybdopterin-dependent oxidoreductase, which translates to MMTNRREFIRISSLGLGGVALAGSSLSLVRGSEILKEFLKDDSNVRQLRRVPTYCEICFWKCAGWVYFDEQGKIKKIEGNEEDLNCNGRLCPRGTGGVGMYYDEDRLKTPLIRTEERGRQTFREASWDEALSFLAVKMQKIAREHGPECVALFTHGSGGKYFGDLLKATGSTNIAAPSFAQCRGPREVAFLSTFGESIDSPENTDIRDTRCLVLIGSHIGENMHNGQIQEMSDAIDKGATIITVDPRYSTAASKSKYWLPIKPATDIALLLAWMHVLIGEELYDRDYVERYTVGFEQLKAHVRDKTPEWAYGVTTIKPHIIRETAREMGHASPAVIVHPGRHVTWYGDDTQRSRAIAILNALLGSWGRRGGFYRNANYELPEFPHPAFPTPKRTWREAFPGKYNLTSAVLASGVCDATIPSFDRDCNFKGWIVCGTNLIETLPNQKNTLEAIQNLELLAVIDTMPMEITGWADVVLPECTYLERYDSIRAGQHRKPQIALRMPASPPLYDSKPAWWIAKELAKKLEIRQYFDYENLEDVLDWQLRQIGSSLEEMQRTGVKTFERDADDLYFADGEEIEFNTPSGKIELYSTEFEAEGFDPIPNYTPHEEPPEGFYRLNYGRSPVHTFSRTSNNANLTDIMEENSLWVNPKVANQWGMKNDQYVWLRNQDGIVSSFPVKVRVTERIRWDSVYMVHGFGHDQKRLTRCYGKGASDTELISRVWVDPIMGGTGMRGNFVTFILEDPAGQVVTS; encoded by the coding sequence ATGATGACGAACAGAAGGGAATTTATCCGGATTTCCTCCCTGGGGCTTGGGGGAGTGGCTTTAGCCGGAAGTTCGCTTTCTCTGGTCAGGGGCTCTGAGATCCTGAAGGAGTTCCTGAAGGATGACAGCAACGTCAGGCAGCTGCGACGGGTACCCACGTATTGTGAAATCTGTTTCTGGAAGTGTGCGGGGTGGGTATATTTCGACGAACAGGGAAAGATCAAAAAGATTGAAGGCAACGAAGAGGATCTGAATTGTAATGGGAGGTTATGCCCAAGAGGTACCGGGGGAGTCGGGATGTATTACGATGAAGACAGGCTGAAAACACCTTTGATCCGGACCGAGGAACGGGGCAGGCAGACGTTCCGTGAGGCAAGCTGGGACGAGGCCTTAAGTTTCCTTGCCGTGAAGATGCAAAAGATCGCCCGTGAGCATGGGCCGGAATGTGTTGCTTTGTTTACGCATGGCTCCGGAGGTAAGTATTTCGGGGACCTGTTGAAAGCCACCGGTTCGACCAACATTGCAGCTCCTTCTTTTGCCCAGTGCCGCGGCCCGCGCGAAGTGGCCTTTCTCTCTACCTTTGGTGAATCCATCGACTCTCCGGAGAATACCGATATTCGTGATACGCGATGCCTGGTGCTGATCGGGTCCCATATCGGTGAAAACATGCACAATGGTCAGATTCAGGAGATGTCGGATGCCATTGACAAGGGTGCAACGATCATTACGGTGGATCCCCGTTATTCCACCGCTGCAAGCAAATCGAAATACTGGCTTCCCATCAAACCGGCAACGGACATAGCCCTGCTGCTTGCCTGGATGCATGTTCTGATCGGTGAAGAACTTTACGACAGGGATTATGTCGAACGTTACACGGTAGGCTTTGAGCAGCTCAAAGCGCACGTAAGGGATAAAACACCCGAATGGGCCTATGGTGTTACGACGATCAAGCCGCATATCATCCGGGAAACGGCGCGGGAAATGGGACACGCTTCACCTGCCGTGATCGTTCATCCCGGACGGCATGTCACCTGGTATGGTGACGATACCCAGCGAAGCCGGGCCATAGCGATCTTAAATGCCCTGCTTGGCTCCTGGGGAAGGCGTGGCGGATTTTACAGAAATGCGAATTACGAATTGCCTGAATTTCCGCACCCTGCATTTCCAACTCCTAAAAGGACCTGGCGTGAGGCTTTCCCGGGAAAATATAACCTTACCTCAGCGGTTCTGGCCAGTGGGGTCTGCGACGCCACCATCCCTTCATTTGATCGCGACTGTAATTTTAAAGGCTGGATCGTTTGCGGGACAAATCTCATTGAAACCCTGCCCAACCAAAAGAATACCCTTGAAGCCATCCAGAACCTTGAACTGCTGGCCGTGATTGATACCATGCCGATGGAGATCACCGGATGGGCCGATGTGGTTCTTCCTGAATGCACCTACCTTGAACGGTATGATAGCATCAGGGCGGGCCAGCACCGGAAACCACAGATCGCTCTCCGAATGCCGGCAAGCCCCCCTTTATATGATAGCAAGCCTGCCTGGTGGATCGCAAAGGAACTGGCTAAAAAGCTGGAAATCCGGCAATATTTTGATTACGAAAATCTGGAGGATGTCCTGGACTGGCAGCTCAGGCAAATAGGATCCTCCCTGGAAGAAATGCAGCGAACCGGTGTAAAAACCTTCGAACGGGATGCCGATGATCTGTATTTTGCCGATGGCGAGGAAATTGAATTCAACACCCCCTCAGGTAAAATTGAACTCTATTCCACTGAATTTGAGGCTGAAGGTTTTGATCCCATCCCTAACTACACGCCGCACGAAGAGCCGCCGGAAGGATTTTACAGGTTGAACTACGGAAGAAGCCCGGTACATACCTTCAGCCGGACCTCAAACAATGCCAACCTTACGGATATCATGGAAGAAAACTCACTCTGGGTCAATCCGAAAGTGGCAAATCAGTGGGGAATGAAAAATGATCAGTATGTATGGTTGAGGAATCAGGATGGCATTGTTTCCTCGTTTCCCGTGAAAGTGCGTGTAACGGAACGCATTCGCTGGGATTCGGTTTATATGGTGCATGGATTCGGACATGACCAGAAACGCCTGACCCGGTGCTACGGAAAAGGGGCCAGCGATACGGAACTGATCAGCCGCGTGTGGGTCGATCCGATCATGGGTGGGACAGGCATGCGTGGAAATTTTGTGACATTTATTCTGGAAGATCCGGCCGGCCAGGTTGTAACTTCCTGA
- a CDS encoding serine hydrolase domain-containing protein gives MRSPVNFNLLRPALILLFVFLFIPTENNYGLQRMVNAEVLTMEEENRLTALLFRQMYRRFDSIVDVCHHSLGFNGNILLAHDNEIVYQACSGYEDAHLIRLRPETSFQLASVSKQFTAMAILILEAEGKLRLDDPLRNSIPELPYQGVTIRHLLNHTSGVPNYLWYIDQYWTSDSLLPTNEDLVSILAEHGDRMNFDPGERFSYSNTGYALLASVVERISGQSFGSFLTERIFIPLHMENASVHAPNVRAADPFYLVGYRWNRSEKNAFQTVMHDGIVGDKGVYASVEDLFKWDQALNSGKLVPHRSIQQAITAGKLDSDREIPYGFGFRLDFDSTSKVVYHYGRWSGFRTAFVKYLPDNLTIIVLNNTSFNGVDQIVEAFRETWVDLSVCQASKEIAQALLTGGMEKGLALYSAQSNDAREWVTRSKVFLRMADYLESQGKAHKAKEVREFCQALPA, from the coding sequence ATGAGGAGCCCTGTCAATTTCAACCTTCTGAGGCCAGCACTCATCCTGTTGTTTGTTTTTCTTTTCATCCCCACGGAAAACAATTATGGTCTTCAACGTATGGTAAACGCGGAGGTTTTGACCATGGAGGAAGAAAATCGACTTACAGCATTGCTTTTCAGACAGATGTATCGCCGGTTTGACTCCATCGTGGATGTCTGTCATCATTCTTTAGGATTCAATGGGAACATTTTGCTGGCGCATGATAATGAGATTGTTTACCAGGCCTGCTCAGGTTATGAAGATGCACATCTGATCAGATTAAGGCCAGAAACGTCCTTTCAGCTGGCCTCGGTAAGCAAGCAATTCACTGCCATGGCCATACTGATCCTGGAAGCAGAAGGCAAGCTAAGGCTGGATGATCCGCTTCGTAACTCCATTCCTGAATTACCCTACCAGGGGGTGACCATCCGGCATTTATTGAATCACACATCAGGTGTTCCCAACTACCTCTGGTACATTGATCAATACTGGACATCCGACAGCCTGTTACCCACCAACGAAGACCTGGTCAGCATTCTTGCTGAACACGGTGATCGGATGAATTTTGATCCCGGCGAAAGGTTCTCATACTCCAATACGGGTTATGCCCTGCTGGCCAGTGTGGTGGAACGCATCTCGGGACAATCCTTCGGATCCTTTCTTACGGAGAGGATTTTCATACCGCTACATATGGAAAATGCCTCCGTGCATGCCCCGAACGTGCGTGCTGCCGATCCCTTCTATCTGGTTGGGTATCGCTGGAACCGCTCAGAGAAAAATGCTTTCCAGACGGTGATGCATGATGGTATCGTGGGCGATAAGGGAGTTTATGCTTCTGTGGAGGATCTCTTTAAGTGGGATCAGGCCCTCAACAGTGGTAAACTGGTTCCGCATCGGAGCATTCAGCAGGCCATTACAGCCGGAAAGCTGGACAGTGACCGTGAAATACCCTATGGTTTCGGTTTCCGGCTTGATTTTGACAGCACTTCAAAGGTGGTCTATCATTATGGTCGCTGGAGCGGATTCCGTACCGCATTTGTCAAGTACCTGCCCGACAATCTGACCATCATCGTACTGAACAACACCAGTTTCAATGGAGTGGACCAGATCGTTGAGGCTTTTAGGGAAACATGGGTAGACCTGTCGGTTTGCCAGGCTTCAAAAGAAATCGCTCAAGCGTTACTTACCGGGGGAATGGAAAAAGGTTTGGCCCTTTACTCGGCCCAGAGCAATGATGCCAGGGAATGGGTCACCCGGTCAAAGGTTTTCCTGCGTATGGCAGATTATCTTGAAAGCCAGGGCAAAGCACACAAAGCAAAAGAAGTTCGTGAATTTTGCCAGGCTTTACCGGCGTAA
- a CDS encoding S-adenosylmethionine:tRNA ribosyltransferase-isomerase, translated as MEFLISDFTYELPADRISQFPLAERDQSKLLLYSDHSIREDTFQNLADHLPEKGLMVVNDTRVIHARLLFQKPTGARVEVFCLNPVEPVQEIQSAFVQPSGVTWHCLVGNAKRWKQGPLSASAYCHGEKITFYAERTGSATNPGNIRFCWNPGHFSFAEVLEFFGKIPLPPYIQREPVSLDAIRYQTLFACTDGSVAAPTAGLHFTEQVLKRLQEKKIKRAEVTLHIGAGTFTPIVTSRIDDHVMHTEKIRISVNLIRSLIKGDYSKLIAVGTTTVRTLESLYWYGVKLIQTHGTDTPFVISQWEPYRQQARSDRILNRDALEAILDLMHKRRITDLDGQTSLMIVPGYRFRLTDILITNFHQPRSTLLLLVAAFIGDDWKQAYQYALDQGFRFLSYGDSCLFYGKDPSP; from the coding sequence ATGGAATTTCTGATCAGTGATTTCACGTACGAGTTGCCTGCTGACCGTATCAGCCAGTTTCCCCTGGCAGAAAGAGATCAGTCAAAACTTCTTCTTTATAGCGATCACTCCATCCGTGAGGACACTTTTCAGAATCTTGCGGATCACCTGCCCGAGAAGGGGCTGATGGTAGTCAATGACACCCGCGTGATCCATGCCCGTCTTCTGTTTCAGAAGCCAACCGGAGCCAGGGTGGAAGTGTTCTGTTTGAATCCTGTTGAACCAGTGCAGGAGATACAGTCGGCCTTTGTCCAACCTTCCGGGGTGACCTGGCATTGCCTGGTGGGCAATGCAAAGCGATGGAAACAGGGGCCTCTTTCTGCATCGGCTTATTGCCATGGAGAAAAGATCACGTTTTATGCTGAGCGGACCGGATCGGCAACGAATCCCGGCAACATACGTTTTTGCTGGAATCCCGGGCACTTTTCTTTCGCCGAAGTGCTGGAATTTTTTGGAAAAATTCCGCTGCCGCCTTATATTCAGCGTGAACCGGTTTCCCTCGATGCCATCCGGTACCAAACTCTTTTTGCCTGTACGGATGGCTCCGTGGCTGCTCCAACAGCTGGTTTGCATTTTACGGAGCAGGTACTGAAACGGCTCCAGGAAAAAAAGATCAAACGTGCGGAGGTCACCCTGCATATTGGAGCAGGTACCTTTACACCCATCGTAACTTCACGGATCGATGACCATGTCATGCATACAGAGAAGATCCGCATTTCTGTGAACCTGATCCGGTCACTCATTAAAGGGGATTACAGTAAGCTGATCGCCGTGGGTACCACCACCGTCCGGACCCTGGAAAGCCTTTACTGGTATGGTGTTAAGCTGATCCAGACCCACGGGACGGATACCCCCTTTGTGATCAGCCAGTGGGAACCCTACCGGCAACAGGCTCGAAGTGACCGGATTTTGAACAGGGATGCTCTGGAAGCTATCCTGGATTTGATGCATAAAAGGAGGATAACGGACCTGGACGGTCAGACCAGCCTGATGATTGTACCCGGCTACCGGTTCCGCCTGACGGATATACTGATCACCAATTTTCACCAACCCCGGAGTACGCTGTTATTGCTTGTTGCAGCTTTCATTGGTGACGACTGGAAACAGGCCTATCAATATGCTTTGGACCAGGGGTTTCGATTTTTAAGTTATGGAGACAGCTGTCTTTTCTATGGAAAGGATCCATCACCATGA